One window from the genome of Pseudomonas fluorescens encodes:
- the tal gene encoding transaldolase produces MTSKLEQLKQFTTVVADTGDFEAIARVKPVDATTNPSLLLKASAIQGYAEQLNACVADCKGDVGLASDRFAVAVGQEILKVIPGRISTEVDARLSFDTEAMLKRAHRLIDLYEKAGIGRDRVLIKIASTWEGIRAAEQLEREGIQCNLTLLFSFAQAAACADAGVFLISPFVGRIYDWYKKANGNDYTGADDPGVQSVTRIYNYYKANDYKTVVMGASFRNLNQIEQLAGCDRLTVSPDLLEKLAADEGKLERKLAPGQAGEARLILDEAQFRWLSNEDAMATEKLAEGIRQFARDQEKLEALLQAKL; encoded by the coding sequence ATGACTTCCAAGCTGGAACAACTCAAACAATTCACCACTGTCGTGGCCGATACCGGCGACTTCGAGGCCATCGCCCGCGTCAAACCCGTGGACGCCACCACCAACCCTTCCCTGCTGCTCAAGGCGTCAGCCATTCAGGGCTATGCCGAGCAACTGAACGCCTGTGTGGCGGACTGCAAGGGCGATGTGGGCCTGGCCAGCGATCGTTTTGCCGTAGCGGTCGGGCAAGAAATCCTGAAAGTGATCCCGGGGCGTATTTCCACTGAAGTGGACGCGCGCCTGTCGTTCGATACCGAGGCCATGTTGAAGCGTGCGCATCGTCTGATCGACCTGTACGAAAAGGCCGGTATTGGCCGGGATCGGGTGTTGATCAAGATTGCCTCCACCTGGGAAGGCATTCGTGCTGCCGAGCAGTTGGAGCGTGAAGGCATCCAGTGCAACCTGACGCTGCTGTTCTCCTTCGCCCAGGCTGCGGCCTGTGCCGATGCCGGGGTGTTCCTGATTTCGCCGTTCGTGGGCCGCATCTACGACTGGTACAAGAAAGCCAATGGCAACGACTACACCGGCGCGGATGATCCGGGCGTGCAGTCGGTGACCCGCATCTACAACTACTACAAGGCCAATGACTACAAGACCGTGGTCATGGGCGCGAGCTTCCGCAACCTCAACCAGATCGAGCAACTGGCCGGGTGCGACCGCTTGACCGTCAGCCCGGACCTGCTGGAAAAACTCGCCGCCGACGAAGGCAAGCTGGAGCGCAAGCTGGCGCCAGGGCAAGCCGGAGAAGCGCGCTTGATCCTCGACGAAGCGCAGTTCCGCTGGTTGTCCAACGAGGACGCCATGGCGACCGAGAAACTGGCCGAAGGCATTCGTCAGTTCGCCCGGGACCAGGAGAAACTGGAGGCGTTGCTGCAAGCCAAGCTTTGA
- the dusA gene encoding tRNA dihydrouridine(20/20a) synthase DusA gives MMDWTDAHCRFFLRTLSKHALLYTEMVTTGALLNGDHERFLRHHPSEHPLALQLGGSVPADLAACARMAQEHGYDEVNLNVGCPSDRVQNNMIGACLMGHPGLVADCVKAMRDAVSIPVTVKHRIGINGRDSYEQLCEFVGTVREAGCTSFTVHARIAILEGLSPKENRDIPPLRYDVAARLKADFPELEIVLNGGIKTLEACHEHLQTFDGVMLGREAYHNPYLLAEVDQQLFGSTAPIITRAEALAQLRPYIADHLAAGGAMHHITRHVLGLGTGFPGARRFRQLLSVDIHKTKDPLALLDQAGQLLEGR, from the coding sequence ATGATGGACTGGACCGACGCCCACTGCCGCTTCTTCCTACGCACCCTCTCCAAGCACGCCCTGCTCTACACCGAAATGGTCACCACCGGCGCGCTGCTCAACGGTGACCACGAACGCTTCCTGCGCCATCACCCATCCGAACACCCCCTGGCCCTGCAACTGGGCGGCAGCGTCCCTGCCGACCTGGCCGCCTGCGCCCGTATGGCCCAGGAGCACGGCTACGACGAGGTAAACCTCAACGTCGGCTGCCCCAGCGACCGGGTGCAGAACAATATGATCGGCGCGTGCCTGATGGGGCATCCGGGGTTGGTGGCCGATTGTGTGAAGGCCATGCGTGATGCGGTGTCGATTCCGGTGACGGTCAAGCATCGCATCGGGATCAATGGGCGGGACAGTTACGAGCAGTTGTGTGAGTTCGTCGGGACGGTGCGCGAGGCCGGTTGCACGAGTTTTACCGTGCACGCGCGGATTGCGATTCTGGAGGGGCTGTCGCCGAAGGAGAACCGCGACATCCCGCCGCTGCGTTATGACGTGGCCGCGCGGTTGAAGGCGGATTTTCCGGAGTTGGAGATTGTGCTCAACGGTGGGATCAAGACGCTGGAGGCCTGCCATGAGCACCTGCAGACGTTCGACGGTGTGATGCTGGGACGTGAGGCTTATCACAACCCGTATCTGCTGGCCGAAGTGGATCAGCAGTTGTTTGGCAGCACCGCACCGATCATCACCCGGGCCGAGGCGCTGGCGCAGTTGCGGCCTTATATTGCCGATCACCTGGCCGCTGGCGGGGCGATGCATCACATCACTCGTCATGTGTTGGGGCTGGGCACCGGGTTTCCGGGGGCGCGGCGGTTTCGGCAGTTGTTGTCGGTAGACATTCACAAAACCAAGGATCCGTTGGCGTTGCTGGATCAGGCGGGGCAACTGCTGGAAGGGCGTTAA
- the queF gene encoding NADPH-dependent 7-cyano-7-deazaguanine reductase QueF (Catalyzes the NADPH-dependent reduction of 7-cyano-7-deazaguanine (preQ0) to 7-aminomethyl-7-deazaguanine (preQ1) in queuosine biosynthesis) — translation MHPAAEHSPLGKSSEYIATYTPSLLFPIPRTAKWAELGLTAETLPYKGVDFWNCFELSWLLPSGKPVVAIGEFAIPADSPNIIESKSFKLYLNSLNQTPFADTASLEATLRQDLSAAAGKAVGVRIRSLKDVEREGIVALPGTCIDDLDISVDSYAHPRPELLRCDASRIVEQSLHSHLLKSNCPVTSQPDWGSVAVEYRGAALDPASLLAYLVSFRQHSDFHEQCVERIFLDLQRLLKPEKLTVYARYVRRGGLDINPYRSTEDVQLPNHRLVRQ, via the coding sequence ATGCATCCCGCAGCCGAACATTCGCCGCTGGGCAAATCCAGCGAATACATCGCCACGTACACGCCGTCACTGCTGTTCCCGATCCCGCGCACCGCGAAATGGGCGGAACTGGGCCTGACGGCCGAGACCCTGCCGTACAAGGGCGTGGATTTCTGGAACTGTTTCGAGCTGTCGTGGCTGTTGCCGTCCGGCAAGCCGGTGGTGGCCATCGGTGAATTCGCGATTCCGGCGGATTCGCCGAATATCATCGAGTCCAAATCCTTCAAGCTGTACCTCAACTCCTTGAACCAGACTCCGTTCGCCGACACCGCGAGCCTGGAAGCCACCCTGCGCCAGGACCTGTCGGCTGCGGCCGGCAAGGCGGTGGGTGTGCGAATCCGCAGCCTCAAGGACGTGGAGCGTGAAGGCATCGTGGCGCTGCCCGGTACCTGCATCGACGATCTGGACATCAGCGTCGACTCCTACGCACACCCGCGCCCGGAGCTGCTGCGCTGCGATGCTTCACGCATCGTCGAGCAAAGCCTGCACAGCCACCTGCTCAAATCCAACTGCCCGGTGACCAGCCAGCCAGACTGGGGCAGCGTGGCGGTGGAATATCGCGGCGCTGCCCTGGACCCGGCCAGCCTGCTGGCCTACCTCGTCAGCTTCCGCCAGCATTCCGATTTCCATGAGCAATGCGTGGAACGAATCTTTCTCGACCTGCAGCGCTTGCTCAAACCGGAGAAATTGACGGTGTATGCGCGGTATGTAAGGCGTGGTGGGCTGGACATCAACCCGTATCGCAGTACCGAAGATGTCCAACTGCCGAACCACCGCCTGGTCCGTCAGTAA
- a CDS encoding site-specific integrase — protein MATIRSRKKADGTISYTAQIRINRDKVTVYQESQTFARKQAAQAWARKRESELDEPGAIERANRKSATLKEMIDQYLIEVEKARPLGKTKRATLTAVGETYLGKLADTQINTQCLVDYALWRMSPEGGGVQAQTAGNDLAHLGAVLSIGKDAWGYQLDPMAMGGARRVLRKLGYNLKSRERDRRPTLDELGKLMKHYQDMQARRRSIINMMKVVGFALFSTRRLDEITRIRWDDLDEPGQRVLVRDMKNPGQKIGNDVWCYLPDEAWKILQTMPRAGEDIFPYSPESISTSWAKACKLLNIQDLHFHDLRHEGVSRLFEMDWDIPRVASVSGHRDWNSLRRYTHLRGKGDRYIGWEWHEEILRAPVQLGAASMKWLKRRVLTR, from the coding sequence ATGGCAACGATCAGATCACGCAAAAAGGCCGACGGCACCATCAGCTACACAGCTCAGATCCGCATCAACCGCGACAAGGTGACAGTCTACCAAGAGAGCCAGACCTTCGCCCGGAAACAGGCGGCGCAAGCTTGGGCGCGCAAACGTGAGTCCGAACTGGATGAGCCTGGTGCGATTGAGCGGGCGAACCGCAAAAGCGCCACGCTCAAAGAAATGATTGACCAGTACCTGATCGAGGTTGAGAAAGCCCGGCCGCTGGGCAAAACCAAACGCGCAACCCTTACGGCCGTCGGCGAAACGTACCTGGGCAAGTTGGCCGATACCCAGATCAATACCCAATGCCTGGTCGATTACGCGCTATGGCGGATGAGCCCCGAAGGTGGGGGCGTCCAGGCGCAGACCGCTGGCAACGACCTGGCGCACCTCGGCGCCGTGCTTTCCATCGGCAAGGACGCTTGGGGTTATCAGCTTGACCCGATGGCGATGGGCGGCGCACGGCGCGTACTTCGCAAGCTCGGCTACAACTTGAAGAGCCGCGAGCGTGACCGTCGCCCCACGCTGGATGAGCTGGGGAAGCTCATGAAGCATTATCAGGACATGCAGGCCCGGCGCCGAAGCATCATCAACATGATGAAAGTTGTGGGCTTTGCACTGTTCTCGACGCGCCGTCTCGACGAAATCACCCGGATTCGCTGGGACGACCTCGACGAGCCCGGCCAGCGAGTGCTGGTACGCGACATGAAGAACCCAGGCCAGAAGATCGGCAACGATGTGTGGTGCTACCTGCCCGACGAGGCTTGGAAGATCCTCCAGACCATGCCCCGCGCCGGCGAAGATATTTTCCCCTACAGCCCTGAATCAATCTCCACGTCCTGGGCGAAGGCCTGCAAGCTCCTGAATATCCAAGATCTGCACTTCCATGACCTCCGTCACGAAGGTGTAAGCCGGCTGTTCGAAATGGACTGGGATATCCCTCGGGTGGCGAGCGTTTCGGGGCATCGGGACTGGAATTCGCTTAGGCGCTACACACACCTACGCGGTAAAGGTGACCGCTACATAGGGTGGGAATGGCACGAAGAGATATTGAGGGCGCCCGTACAACTGGGCGCCGCATCAATGAAGTGGCTTAAAAGGCGTGTTTTAACCCGTTGA
- the rssC gene encoding anti-sigma factor antagonist RssC, with amino-acid sequence MSTGRIQFAEQDGTFVLKFVGEVRLTLCSALDATIERIFTALNFSAIVIDLTETRSIDSTTLGLLAKLSILSRQKVGLLPTVVTTHNDITRLLQSMGFDQVFNIVGDPVPCPECLDDLPDQDQSEEEVRIKVLEAHKILMGLNDSNREAFHDLVNALERP; translated from the coding sequence ATGAGTACCGGTAGAATCCAGTTCGCCGAGCAGGACGGCACCTTCGTCCTGAAGTTTGTCGGTGAAGTGCGCCTGACCCTGTGTTCGGCGCTGGATGCGACTATTGAGCGGATCTTCACCGCGCTGAACTTCAGCGCCATCGTGATCGACCTGACCGAAACCCGCAGCATCGACAGCACCACATTGGGCCTGTTGGCCAAGCTGTCGATCCTGTCGCGGCAAAAGGTCGGCCTGCTGCCGACCGTCGTCACCACCCACAATGACATCACCCGTCTGCTGCAATCGATGGGCTTCGACCAGGTGTTCAACATCGTGGGCGACCCTGTGCCGTGTCCGGAATGCCTGGACGACCTGCCTGACCAGGATCAGTCCGAAGAGGAAGTGCGGATCAAGGTGCTTGAAGCCCACAAGATCCTCATGGGGCTCAACGATTCCAATCGTGAAGCGTTCCATGATCTGGTGAATGCGCTGGAGCGGCCTTGA
- a CDS encoding VacJ family lipoprotein, with amino-acid sequence MRWSHRLAQLSLSACVLLVPFATQAATEEDPWESINRPIFTFNDTVDTYALKPLAQGYQYVTPQFLEDGIHNMFRNIGDVGNLANNVLQAKPAAAGVDTARLIFNTTFGLLGFFDVGTQMGLQRSDEDFGQTLGYWGLGSGPYVMLPLLGPSTLRDAPAKLVDDYTAPYRYIDNVSVRNSIHGLNIVDTRASLLSAEKMVSGDKYVFIRNAYLQNREFKVKDGQVEDDF; translated from the coding sequence ATGCGCTGGAGCCATCGTCTAGCTCAGCTGAGTCTTTCCGCTTGTGTCCTGCTGGTTCCGTTCGCCACTCAGGCCGCGACGGAAGAAGATCCTTGGGAAAGCATCAACCGTCCAATCTTCACCTTCAACGACACCGTCGATACCTATGCGCTCAAGCCACTGGCCCAGGGTTATCAATACGTGACGCCGCAGTTCCTCGAAGACGGCATCCACAACATGTTTCGTAACATCGGCGACGTCGGCAACCTGGCCAACAACGTGCTGCAGGCCAAGCCGGCCGCCGCCGGGGTCGACACCGCCCGGTTGATCTTCAACACCACCTTCGGCCTGCTGGGCTTCTTTGACGTGGGCACCCAGATGGGCCTGCAGCGCAGCGATGAAGATTTCGGCCAGACCCTTGGCTACTGGGGCCTGGGCAGTGGTCCGTATGTGATGCTGCCGCTGCTGGGGCCAAGCACCCTGCGTGACGCACCGGCCAAACTGGTCGATGACTACACCGCTCCTTATCGTTATATCGATAACGTCTCGGTGCGTAACTCCATTCACGGCCTGAACATCGTCGATACCCGCGCCAGCCTGTTGTCGGCCGAGAAGATGGTGAGCGGCGACAAATACGTCTTCATCCGCAATGCCTACCTGCAGAACCGCGAATTCAAAGTCAAGGACGGTCAGGTCGAAGACGATTTTTGA
- the rssB gene encoding two-component system response regulator RssB, with translation MPKTSATLLIIDDDEVVRASLAAYLEDSGFSVLQASNGQQGLQVFEQDKPDLVICDLRMPQMGGLELIRQVTELSSQTPVIVVSGAGVMNDAVEALRLGAADYLIKPLEDLAVLEHSVRRALDRSRLLVENQRYREKLETANRELEASLNLLQEDQNAGRQVQMNMLPVSPWTVDDFRFAHQIIPSLYLSGDFVDYFRVDERRVAFYLADVSGHGASSAFVTVLLKFMTTRLLFESKRNGTLPEFKPSEVLGHINRGLISCKLGKHVTMVGGVIDEETGLLTYSIGGHLPLPVLYTPDSVRYLEGRGLPVGLFNEATYEDHVLELPPTFSLTLMSDGILDLLTEPTLKEKEAALPERVSAAGGSLEGLRQVFGLATLGEMPDDIALLVLSRNL, from the coding sequence ATGCCAAAAACCAGTGCCACGCTGCTGATAATCGATGATGACGAAGTGGTGCGAGCCAGTCTCGCAGCCTACTTGGAAGACAGTGGTTTCAGCGTCCTGCAGGCCAGCAATGGCCAACAGGGTCTTCAGGTATTCGAGCAAGACAAGCCCGACCTGGTCATCTGCGACCTGCGCATGCCGCAGATGGGCGGACTCGAACTCATTCGCCAGGTGACCGAGCTTTCCTCGCAGACCCCGGTGATCGTGGTGTCGGGCGCGGGCGTGATGAACGACGCAGTCGAGGCATTGCGCCTGGGCGCGGCGGATTACCTGATCAAGCCCCTTGAAGACCTCGCGGTGCTCGAGCACTCGGTACGCCGGGCCTTGGACCGTTCGCGGCTGTTGGTGGAAAACCAGCGCTACCGCGAGAAGCTGGAAACCGCCAACCGCGAGCTGGAAGCCAGCCTGAACCTGTTGCAGGAAGACCAGAACGCCGGGCGCCAGGTGCAGATGAACATGCTGCCGGTCAGCCCCTGGACCGTCGACGATTTCCGTTTTGCCCACCAGATCATCCCGTCGTTGTACCTGTCGGGCGATTTCGTGGACTATTTCCGCGTCGATGAGCGGCGAGTGGCGTTCTACCTGGCGGATGTTTCCGGCCATGGCGCGTCCTCGGCCTTCGTGACGGTGCTGTTGAAATTCATGACCACGCGGCTGCTGTTCGAATCCAAGCGCAATGGCACGCTGCCAGAGTTCAAGCCGTCGGAAGTCCTTGGGCATATCAACCGAGGCCTGATCAGTTGTAAGCTGGGCAAACACGTCACAATGGTCGGTGGAGTCATCGACGAGGAGACTGGTTTGTTGACCTATAGCATCGGCGGTCACCTGCCGTTGCCTGTGTTGTATACGCCAGACAGTGTTCGTTACCTGGAGGGGCGTGGTTTGCCGGTGGGCCTGTTCAACGAGGCCACCTACGAAGACCACGTACTGGAATTGCCACCGACATTCAGCCTGACGCTGATGTCTGATGGCATTTTGGACCTTTTGACAGAACCTACACTCAAAGAGAAAGAAGCGGCCTTGCCTGAACGGGTAAGCGCAGCGGGCGGCAGCCTGGAAGGCTTGCGTCAAGTGTTTGGATTAGCCACGCTCGGGGAGATGCCGGATGATATCGCCCTGTTAGTGTTGAGCAGGAACCTTTGA
- a CDS encoding DUF4404 family protein, whose translation MPARELQDQLNTLREQLDQNPPLSEAERADLQALMEQIEFELELETQTQDTNLADNVNLAVERFELEHPTLAGTLRNIVQALGNMGI comes from the coding sequence ATGCCTGCCCGCGAATTGCAAGACCAGCTCAACACACTGCGCGAGCAATTGGACCAGAATCCACCCCTGTCCGAAGCCGAACGCGCCGACCTGCAGGCGCTGATGGAACAGATCGAATTCGAGCTTGAACTGGAAACCCAAACACAGGACACCAACCTCGCTGACAATGTGAACCTGGCTGTCGAACGCTTCGAGCTGGAGCACCCCACGCTGGCCGGGACCTTGCGCAACATCGTGCAAGCCTTGGGCAACATGGGGATCTGA